The Deltaproteobacteria bacterium genome contains the following window.
GATATGATGGAGAAGATCAAAACGGCGAAGGTTACCTGCACGAGGACTCCCCTGGCGTCGTCGAGCAGGTCCCAGAACCCTTTGTATCCCTGTTCGCTCTCCAATGTTCCTTCCCGTCTCCTTTTTTCCCTCTCTGGGAGAGAATTGTATCCTGTTTCACTTCCCCCGTCGAGTGGCCCTGGATATTTGGTATCATAGGGAAAACGTCGCTCCGGGGGGAGTATGAGACTGGTTCCCGGCTACGTGCACCGCGCAGGAATTCACTGCGGCTCAACGGCGATGCGAAACGTGATACGGTTTCTCGGTGAGGACTACCCCGAAGAGGTGCTCTTCGGCCTCGGGGAAGGGCTGAGCTTCATCTACGTGGAAAACCAGGGTGTGCCCCCCTATATCACCATCCACGGGAGGCCTTTGGACCTCGAGGAGGTCCTCGCCCGCCGCCTCGGCCTCACATTTGAGCAGGACCTTGCGGAAAACGGGGAGGATGCCTGGGATTTCTCCAGGAGGAGCCTTGATACGGGAAACCCCGTTCTGATCAACACGGATATAAGATTCCTCGATTATTTTTCGAGCGGCACCCATTTTTCCGGCCACCGGGTGGTCCTTGCCGGGTACGGTCCCGACGGGGTCGCCTATATCTCCGACTCGGAATTTCCGGCCCCCATGGAGATACCCGTTTCCTCCCTCAAGGTGGCAAGGGAATCGGCGATTCCGCCTTTTGCCGTGCCCCACTGCTCCGCGGTAATCACGGGCACACCGGTGATGCCCGGGAAAGAGGGGTTCGTCCAGGCGGCGGTAAACTGTTCAAAGAAGATGCTTTTTCCGGAAGACCCGATGACGGGACTTCCCGGAATGCTCAGGGCAATCCTCGATCTCCCGGGGTGGCATGAAAAGAGCGAGACACCCGATTTTGCGGCGCGCTTCGCCTATCAGGTTATCGAGAAGAGAGGAACGGGGGGCGGGTTTTTCCGGAACATGTACACCGGGTTTCTGATCTCTGCCGCTCAGAGGACGAAAGACTTTTTCACGTCCGGGCTGGTCGACGATATGTCCCGGATCGCTTCGAGCTGGAGCGAGGTTGCCTCCTCGTTCAGGGAGCTGAGCGAGAACTACGACCCGTCGGGTTTCAAGAAGATTGCAGGATACCTTGCAAAGACGGCGGATCTGGAGGAGCGCTACCACAAGAAAGTCCTTCATATCTTTACCTGACAATAATTTCAAACTAAATTTGTATCGACTTTCATACGATAAGTGTATATCATCTCGTGAAAAATGGCCGAGGGGGTCAGAAACCAGGTGGTATACAGAATTCTTGAAATACTCAGCCTCTTCATCATTGCCGTCATCTCCACTCTCGGGCTGCCGGGCATCGTGCTGCTCATGGGGATTGAAAGCGCCTGCATCCCTCTGCCGTCTGAGGTAATAATGCCGTTTTCCGGCTATCTGGTGTCTCAGGGGCGTTTTACGCTCCTCGAGGTCTCCCTTGCGGGAACGATTGGGTGCCTTGTCGGGTCGATACCCGCATATTACCTGGGGAAATACGGCGGCAGGCCCCTTATCGAAAAGTATGGCAAGTACGTCCTCATAAGCAGAAAAGATCTCGAAACTGCCGACCGCTGGTTCACCAATTATGGTGAGATAACGATATTTTTCGCCAGGCTGCTCCCGGTTATCAGGACCTTCATCGCATTTCCCGCTGGAGTTTCGAGCATGAACATTCCGAAATTTTCCATCTACACCCTCCTTGGCTCCTTCCCCTGGTGCCTCGGGCTCGCCTACATCGGTCTCAAGCTCGGAGAAAACTGGCCGGTATTACGGGAGTACTTCCACCGTTTCGATCTCCTGATCGGCCTCGTAATCCTGGCGGGGATCATCTACTATATCTACAGGCACGTTAAATCAGAATAAAACCGCCCCCCTGCTATCTGATGCTCTGATCTTATGTTTTTTCTCAGGACGCGTGACGGGCCGTTCTTCAATAATGCGGGTGGTGGGCCGTTTCCGGACGTATCCTCACTTTCTGCCGGTTCTGCCCCGGTTAGAACGGGCATTCCTGCACCGTTTCATCCCGTTCCCATTTTTCTTGACACCCTTTTTTCGAGCGTGATAGGATTCCTCTATTCGCGCACGGTATGATGCGTGCCACGGGCGATGGAACACTCATAAAAGGAGGAATGACAAGGTGGCAAAAGGTCGTGTTAAGTGGTTCAACGATACCAAGGGGTATGGGTTCATCGAGCAGGAAGACGGGCCGGATGTTTTCGTCCACTTCTCCGCGATCAAGACGGAAGGCTTCAAGACCCTCAAGGAGGGGGATGAAGTTGAGTTTGAGATTTCAGAGGGACCGAAAGGCCCTCAGGCCGTCAATGTAGTGAAAGCGGACTGAGGTTTCAGAAAATAAACCGAGAGAAGCCCCGGCAGCACAGGGGCTTTTGTTTGTTGCAATGAGATCCCGCCGAATCGAGGAAGCCCGCAAGATTCAGGAACGGTTGAGAAAATCCCTCAGACTGGTGCCGCTTCACCGCGATAGGATCAGGACGGTCTGCGGCGTCGATGTCTCCTACCTCGGGGACAGGAGCGTGATATTCGCCACCGCAGCGGTCCTCTCGTATCCGGGGCTCGAGTTGCTTGAGGAAAAATTCAGCGTCCATGAGACGGATTTTCCCTACATACCGGGTTACCTCGCCTTCAGGGAGGCCCCCTCAATCCTGAGAACGGTCGCTCTTCTCACCGTCCCCGTGGACCTTTTTCTCGTCGACGGCCATGGCACGGCACACCCCCGCAGATTTGGCATCGCCTCACACATAGGCGTCGTCTCCGGCCTGCCCGCAATCGGCTGTGCCAAGAAGCGGCTCGTGGGGGAATACGAGGAGCCCTCGCGGGAAAAGGGGGCGTATACCTTCCTCTATCACCGGGAGGAGAAGGTGGGTGCCGCCGTTCGGACGAGAGACGGGAAAAAGCCCATGTTCATCTCTCCCGGACACCTTGCGGATGTCGAGTCGGCAGTCTCTGTGGCGCTCTCTGCAACGGGAAGGTACAGGATTCCCGAACCGATACGGCTGGCCCACGCCCTCACCGTCAGGGTGCGGAAGGATTTCCGTGAAAACCAGGAAATACCCCGGAGGGGCTGAACGGCTTCCGGAACGTTTGCCCCCCTATTTGGAGGGGGGTGGCGCAGGTGCTTCCACCGGCCCGGGAAGTGACTGGGGCAGTGGCGGGACGCTGACGGGAGGTGCCGTCTCCGTCTGTGCGGGCACGTCCTCCATCAGCGTCTTTTTGGGGGCTGAACCGCTCATGTATGCCAGGATGAGCGAGGTCAGCATGAATATGATCGCAGCCCCGGCGGTTATCTTACCGAGCGCCCCTGCCGGGCCTGCGGGTCCAAAGATCGTCTGGGACGAAGAACCGCCGAACACGGCGCCTAATTCGGCGCCTTTTCCGGTCTGCATCAGGACCACGGCGATCAGGACGATCGAGACGATCACGTGGACGACTATCAGGAACGTGTACATCTGTTTTTAAAAACCTCCCTTACAGGTAAAATTTTACCAGTTTTTCAAATGACGCGGGGGAAAGACTTGCCCCGCCGACGAGGCCGCCGTCTATATCGGCCTCCGCCATGAGCGACTTTATGTTGTCCGGCGTCACGGAACCCCCGTAGAGGATCCGTATGCTCCTGGCCGCTTCCTCACCGAAGAGGTTCACGAGGAGCCCCCGTATGAACTCGTGGACTTCCTGCGCCTGGTCCGGCGTGGCGGTCTTCCCCGTCCCGATCGCCCAGACCGGCTCATAGGCGATGACGAGGGAGGAAGGATCGGTGAAAGAGACATCCCTGAGACCTCCCTCCGCCTGTATCCGGACCACATTCTTCGTTTCGCCCTTTTCCCTCTCCTCCAGGGTTTCGCCAACGCAGACGATGGGGACGAGGCCCTTTGCGATAGCCGCTTTTACTTTCAGGTTCACCGTGTCGTCCTCTTCGCCGAAGTACTGCCTCCTCTCGGAGTGGCCGATGATCACGTGGGTAACCCCGAGGTCGAGAAGCATTCCGGCGGAAACCTCGCCCGTGTATGCCCCGCTGTCGGCAAAGTGCAGGTTCTGTGCGGCCACCTTTATGCCTGTTCCCGAAAGTTCCGCGGTGAGGGAGGCAAGCGACGTGTAGGGGGGTGCCAGAACAATGTCCACCTCTCCCACGCCTGCCACCTTCGGGACCAGCTCTCTGGCGAAAGCGACTGCCTCCCCGGTGGATTTGTTCATCTTCCAGTTTCCGGCGATTACGGGTCTTCTCATGCCGTCCCTTCCCTCATCTTCCGATGAGATCGACCAGGTCGACGCACCGGGCTGCGTAACCCCACTCGTTATCGTACCAGGCGAGCACTTTTACCAGGTTCCCATCCACGACATTCGTGGAGGGCGCATCGACGATGCTCGAATAGGGAGTGTGGTTGAAATCGGTTGAGACGAGCGGTTCGTCGCTGTACTTCAGGATTTTTCTCATCTTTCCCCTGGCGGCTTTTTTCATGGCGCTGTTTACCTTCTCGGCCGTGGCCTTCTTTTTTACCTGCGCCGTGAAGTCTACCACGGAGACGTTCGGCGTGGGGACCCTCATTGCCATGCCGTCGAGCTTGCCGGCGAGTTCGGGTATCACCAGCGTGACAGCCGTGGCGGCTCCCGTCGTGGTGGGGATCATTGAAAGGGCAGCGGCGCGCGCCCTCCTCAGGTCCTTGTGGGGGAGGTCGAGTATTCTCTGGTCATTCGTGTAGGCGTGGATGGTGGTCATGAGACCGCGCTCGATCCCGAATGTATCGTTTATCACTTTGACCACGGGGGCAAGGCAATTGGTCGTGCACGACGCGTTCGAGATGATCCTGTGCTTCTTCGGGTCAAACTGGTCCTCGTTGACCCCGAGGACGATCGTGATGTCCGGGTCTTTTGCCGGCGCCGATATGATAACCCTTTTCGCCCCTGCCTTCAGGTGCTTTCCCGCACCCTGCTGGTCGCGGAAAATTCCCGTGGCTTCGAGGACGACGCTTACCCGAAGCTTCTTCCAGGGAAGCTTTTCCGGGTCCTTTTCCGAGAACACTTTGACCGGTTTCCCGTTTACCACGAGGGAATCACCCTTGAAGCTTACTTTGCCCGGAAATGTTCCGTGCACGGAATCGTACTTGAACAGGTGGGCGAGGGTCTTCGCGTCGGTGAGGTCGTTCACGGCGACAACGTTGATGTTTTTGTGCTTCGTTGCAATTCTCAAAAATGACCTTCCGATCCTTCCGAAACCGTTAATACCCACTTTTATGGCCATTTCACCCTCCTTATTGATTGTAAATGTGTGGAATCAATCCATCACACGAATGCTGAGATGAGGATACTATAATACCATTTCGCTCAATTTCAAAGGCAAACGTGCCATACGAAGTTGATGCAGTTTCTCGTTTCTCGNNNNNNNNNNNNNNNNNNNNNNNNNNNNNNNNNNNNNNNNNNNNATTCCGCATTACCATTCTTGGGATTGTTACAGGATCTTCTCGATGGGCATGTACTCCAGCGAAAAAGCCTCTGCCACCCCTTTGCACGTTATCTGACCCCTGTGGGTGTTCACGCCGTTTTTCAGGCCCTGGTCTTTGCGCACGCAGGCGATTACGCCGGAGGATGCCAGCTTTTTTAGATAGGGGAGGGTCATGGAAGTCAGCGCCCTCGTGGAAGTCAGCGGGACGGCCGATGGCATGTTCGTCACGCAGTAGTGCACCACGCCCTCTTCAGTGAAGTACGGATCCGCAAGGGTAGTGGGGCGTGATGTTTCGGCGGCGCCTCCCTGGTCTATGCTGATGTCGACGATACAGGCTCCCGCCTTCATGGCCGAGACCAGCTCCCTGGTCACCAGCCGGGGCGCAAGGTATCCGGGCACGAGAACGGTGAGCACGAGGAGGTCCGAGCGCTCAACCTCTCGGGCGAGAGATTCCCTGCCGGACAGGAGGGTCTTTGCTTTTTGCTGGGTTAAATCCCTGACGTGCTCCAGCTTTTCCGGAAGGATGTCCAGGACGGTGACGTCTGCGCCCATTCCCGATGCAACGCGGGCTGCCATCCTCCCGGAGGTGCCCGCCCCCACGATGGTCACGGCTGCCGGTTTCGTCTCCGGGAGCCCCGTGAGGAGGACGCCCCTGCCGCCCTTCGGTTTTTCAAGGCCCGTGGCGCCTGCCTGGATGGAGAGGGCACCGGCGATCGCGCTCATCGGCCGCAGGATGGGGAGGTTCCCCTTCTCGTCGGTCACCGTCTCGTAGGCCAGCCCCGTCACCCTTTTATCCAGGAGGGTTTTGGTGAGGTTGAGATCCGCCGCAAGGTGGAGGAAGGTGAAGATCGTCTGGCCCTCTTTCAGCAGATTGTATTCCGCGGGGAGGGGCTCCTTCACCTTGGCGATGAGCTCTGCCCTGTCCCAGATGGCCCCGGCGTCCAGGATCTCTCCGCCCGCCTCTTCGTATTCCCTGTCGCTGAAGCCCGCCCCCGCACCCGCGTTTTTTTCGATGAGGATCCGGTGCCCGTCGGACGCAAGTTCGCGGGCCCCGCCGGGGGTCATGGCCACCCTGTTTTCATGGGCCTTGATCTCTTTTGGAACGCCGATAATCATCCCGGGTCTTCCTCCTTATAGTTTAACGCGTTTATTTTCAAAAGAATATCGAGAAGGAGGGGCGCCCGGATACGGGTGGAGAACGTTATCGATGCCGCCCGGAAGCCCCGCGCGAGGGCGCACAGGCAGTTCAGGTCGATCCCCCTTTTTTCGCTCGAAACCAAGAGGCCGGTGTCCGCGGTGATCCGGGCAATTGCCCTTGCGAGCGGGGAGTGGGTACGGTACCCGGTCAGGGTGGCCAGGGAGCGCGGTACGGAGCACTCCCGCTCGCCCCGTCTTTCCGAGAAACAGAGGAAGATGCAGGGTGCGCCGAGGAGGTATCTGCGGTACCGGGAGAGAAACGCTCTCGTCTGGGAGTGGCTTTCCGTGACCACCACGACCCACGATCGGAATCGCCGGTCGCCGGTAAGCCCCGTAACGACCGTTTCCAGCTTTTCCTGAAGGTGGCCGTCAGGGCCGCTTTCGTCCCGATAGAGCCCCCGAGAGAAGAGACCCGCCGCGGCAAGCGCCGAACCTGCGGCGATAGCAAGCGGATGGATGTCGATGACGATGAGCCTGGCGATCGAAGAGAGAAAGAGGGTTGCCCCCCCGAAGAAGCCGATCCGGTAGAGGGTCCGTTTTTTTTTTCGGCCTTCGTCTCCGGGTGATGCGGAGAGGAAAAAGACGGCACCGGGACTTTCCGGCTCCCCCCTTTTCCCGGGTGAACCAAAAAGGATGCTCTTTCTTTTTCCCGACAGCCTGTTCAGGATCGGAAAGGTGTACGCGTCCAGTATGTTGACGGTAACCCCGAGAGACAGGAGAAGGAAGGCGCCCGTCCGGCTGCCCGCGAACAGAAGCAGCCCCCCGGCGAGGTATGCGGCAAAGGCCGCTGCGGGAGTCACGAACTCGCTGTTCGGGATCATCATCGTTTTCGGATAGAAACGCGCGTTTTCCTTCATCCTGGTCAAGGTAAATTCCCGGCCCCTGAACGTTTTTTTCCCCTTGTGGCAATTATAATAGAATATTAAGTCTCAATAAGCGAACAAGGGGGGGATATGAAGAAAAAGCGTGTGTTTGTCACCAGGAAGTTGCCGGGGAGGGCCTTTGACGAGCTGCGTGAATCTTGCCACGTGGTCAACATGCCGGGGGAAGGAACCCTCGAGAGGAAGGAGCTTTTGCACGCGCTTACGGAGGTTGACGGAATCGTGTCCACCCTCGCCGATCTCATAGACGTGCGGGTCATGGAAAAAGCGGGAAGCCGCCTTGCAGTGGTTTCGAATTACGCCGTAGGATACAACAACATAGACGTGCAGGAAGCCACCAGGCGGAAAGTTATCGTGTGCAATACGCCCGATGTTTTGACCGATGCCACGGCCGATATGGCTTTTACCATGCTTCTTGCAATCGCGAGGGACCTTGCCGGGGCGCACAATTTTACCGCCGGCGGTAACTTCCTGGGGTGGGACCCCTACCTCTTCCTGGGAGTGCCCGTGTGGGGCAAAACGATCGGCATCGTCGGCATGGGAAAGATCGGGTCCGCCATCGCCAGGAGGGCCCTGGGCTTCGATATGAAGGTGCTCTACCACAACAGAAACAGGGTTGATCCGGGTCTGGAAAAGGAGCTCGGCGCCGGATACAGAAGCCTCCCGGAATTGCTCGGGCTTTCTGATTTCGTCGTGCTGGCGGCATCCCTGACCGATGACACCCGGGAGATGATCGGAAAAGATGAGATCGCCCTGATGAAGCGGGAGGCGTGCCTGATAAATATCTGCAGGGGGGAGGTCGTCAGGGAGGCAGATCTCGTCGATGCCCTGAAAAAGGGCGTCATACGGGGGGCCGCGCTCGACGTGTACGAGAAGGAGCCGGAGATCCACCCGGGCCTCTTCGGCCTTCCAAACGCCGTTCTCCTTCCCCACATAGGCAGCGCGACGAGAGATGCTCGGGAGGATATGGCCCGGCTCTGCGTGGATAACCTGCTGGCCGTGCTTCGCGGGGACAGTCCACCCGCGGGTGTCAACGCCCATCTCATCTGAGCACGTGGCCGCCTATCAGGGGAGGATAAGGGAGCGCAGGTTTTTCCTGAAGTGTTTCCTGAACGGGATTTTCACGTCCCCCAGGAAGGAGGCAAGCGTCATGGAGCCGTATGCGGTCACCGATATATCCAGGTTTTTTGCCGCCCGGGAAAGGGAGCGTATGATCGGCTCGAGGGAAACGGTTACGGGGATATCGATGTTGCTCGTCATATCGGGGGGGATCTCGATAAGTTCCGATTTTTCTCCCGATGCGAGGATTTCCTCCCCCGCCGTAACCGTGTAGGTCAGGTATTTGGCTTTTATGGAGAAGGCGTTCGGGTTGTTCACTTCGAGGGTAACGGTGAGGGGAATGGCGGCAAGAGACGCGTGAGGGGGGTTTTCCTCAAACATCAGCGAGATGACCCGCACTTGTGGTTCGCGGAAGGTTTGCTTCACCAGTGTCGAGCACCCCGGGGTTATGAGCAGCACAGCGATGAGCACGGTTAAAAAATGTCG
Protein-coding sequences here:
- a CDS encoding endonuclease V, whose amino-acid sequence is MRSRRIEEARKIQERLRKSLRLVPLHRDRIRTVCGVDVSYLGDRSVIFATAAVLSYPGLELLEEKFSVHETDFPYIPGYLAFREAPSILRTVALLTVPVDLFLVDGHGTAHPRRFGIASHIGVVSGLPAIGCAKKRLVGEYEEPSREKGAYTFLYHREEKVGAAVRTRDGKKPMFISPGHLADVESAVSVALSATGRYRIPEPIRLAHALTVRVRKDFRENQEIPRRG
- a CDS encoding triose-phosphate isomerase, giving the protein MRRPVIAGNWKMNKSTGEAVAFARELVPKVAGVGEVDIVLAPPYTSLASLTAELSGTGIKVAAQNLHFADSGAYTGEVSAGMLLDLGVTHVIIGHSERRQYFGEEDDTVNLKVKAAIAKGLVPIVCVGETLEEREKGETKNVVRIQAEGGLRDVSFTDPSSLVIAYEPVWAIGTGKTATPDQAQEVHEFIRGLLVNLFGEEAARSIRILYGGSVTPDNIKSLMAEADIDGGLVGGASLSPASFEKLVKFYL
- the gap gene encoding type I glyceraldehyde-3-phosphate dehydrogenase; amino-acid sequence: MAIKVGINGFGRIGRSFLRIATKHKNINVVAVNDLTDAKTLAHLFKYDSVHGTFPGKVSFKGDSLVVNGKPVKVFSEKDPEKLPWKKLRVSVVLEATGIFRDQQGAGKHLKAGAKRVIISAPAKDPDITIVLGVNEDQFDPKKHRIISNASCTTNCLAPVVKVINDTFGIERGLMTTIHAYTNDQRILDLPHKDLRRARAAALSMIPTTTGAATAVTLVIPELAGKLDGMAMRVPTPNVSVVDFTAQVKKKATAEKVNSAMKKAARGKMRKILKYSDEPLVSTDFNHTPYSSIVDAPSTNVVDGNLVKVLAWYDNEWGYAARCVDLVDLIGR
- a CDS encoding D-glycerate dehydrogenase; this encodes MKKKRVFVTRKLPGRAFDELRESCHVVNMPGEGTLERKELLHALTEVDGIVSTLADLIDVRVMEKAGSRLAVVSNYAVGYNNIDVQEATRRKVIVCNTPDVLTDATADMAFTMLLAIARDLAGAHNFTAGGNFLGWDPYLFLGVPVWGKTIGIVGMGKIGSAIARRALGFDMKVLYHNRNRVDPGLEKELGAGYRSLPELLGLSDFVVLAASLTDDTREMIGKDEIALMKREACLINICRGEVVREADLVDALKKGVIRGAALDVYEKEPEIHPGLFGLPNAVLLPHIGSATRDAREDMARLCVDNLLAVLRGDSPPAGVNAHLI
- a CDS encoding DedA family protein; amino-acid sequence: MVYRILEILSLFIIAVISTLGLPGIVLLMGIESACIPLPSEVIMPFSGYLVSQGRFTLLEVSLAGTIGCLVGSIPAYYLGKYGGRPLIEKYGKYVLISRKDLETADRWFTNYGEITIFFARLLPVIRTFIAFPAGVSSMNIPKFSIYTLLGSFPWCLGLAYIGLKLGENWPVLREYFHRFDLLIGLVILAGIIYYIYRHVKSE
- a CDS encoding cold shock domain-containing protein; its protein translation is MAKGRVKWFNDTKGYGFIEQEDGPDVFVHFSAIKTEGFKTLKEGDEVEFEISEGPKGPQAVNVVKAD
- the secG gene encoding preprotein translocase subunit SecG; translation: MYTFLIVVHVIVSIVLIAVVLMQTGKGAELGAVFGGSSSQTIFGPAGPAGALGKITAGAAIIFMLTSLILAYMSGSAPKKTLMEDVPAQTETAPPVSVPPLPQSLPGPVEAPAPPPSK
- a CDS encoding DUF4872 domain-containing protein encodes the protein MRLVPGYVHRAGIHCGSTAMRNVIRFLGEDYPEEVLFGLGEGLSFIYVENQGVPPYITIHGRPLDLEEVLARRLGLTFEQDLAENGEDAWDFSRRSLDTGNPVLINTDIRFLDYFSSGTHFSGHRVVLAGYGPDGVAYISDSEFPAPMEIPVSSLKVARESAIPPFAVPHCSAVITGTPVMPGKEGFVQAAVNCSKKMLFPEDPMTGLPGMLRAILDLPGWHEKSETPDFAARFAYQVIEKRGTGGGFFRNMYTGFLISAAQRTKDFFTSGLVDDMSRIASSWSEVASSFRELSENYDPSGFKKIAGYLAKTADLEERYHKKVLHIFT
- the ald gene encoding alanine dehydrogenase — translated: MIIGVPKEIKAHENRVAMTPGGARELASDGHRILIEKNAGAGAGFSDREYEEAGGEILDAGAIWDRAELIAKVKEPLPAEYNLLKEGQTIFTFLHLAADLNLTKTLLDKRVTGLAYETVTDEKGNLPILRPMSAIAGALSIQAGATGLEKPKGGRGVLLTGLPETKPAAVTIVGAGTSGRMAARVASGMGADVTVLDILPEKLEHVRDLTQQKAKTLLSGRESLAREVERSDLLVLTVLVPGYLAPRLVTRELVSAMKAGACIVDISIDQGGAAETSRPTTLADPYFTEEGVVHYCVTNMPSAVPLTSTRALTSMTLPYLKKLASSGVIACVRKDQGLKNGVNTHRGQITCKGVAEAFSLEYMPIEKIL